One window of the Dryobates pubescens isolate bDryPub1 chromosome 13, bDryPub1.pri, whole genome shotgun sequence genome contains the following:
- the LOC128897654 gene encoding alpha-1,4-N-acetylglucosaminyltransferase-like: MAEQPPARRPRLRRDRPGPGRARMLKRIHLCLCFSFISGILYELSLLSGCFFPYVPLSKHLLSPEEVLSLGRSIIFLETSERLEPPPLVSCSVESAARTYQDRAIILFMKGLSNHTALQGNSSHAAFSLLSAMKNVFIFPLRLEAIFQETPLLQWYNQVVPEQEKNWVHVSSDAGRLALLWKYGGIYMDTDVISLRPIPPGSFLAAQKSRFSSNGIFGFPARHWFLWACMEDFVLKYNGDIWGNQGPLLMTRVLKALCNLTDFRGAEDHSCRNISFLNPQRFYPIPYPAWRRYYKVWDRSPSFNHSYALHLWNFMNHNRQAVVAGSNTLAEQLYRARCPTTYRDLVRNARRGDPAPPGAAA, translated from the exons ATGGCAGAGCAGCCACCTGCCCGT CGCCCTCGGCTGCGCCGTGACCGCCCGGGCCCCGGCAgagcaaggatgctgaagagaatccacctctgcctctgcttctccttcatCTCAGGCATCCTGTAcgagctctccctgctctctggcTGCTTCTTCCCCTACGTGCCCCTCTCCAAGCACCTCCTGAGCCCCGaggaggtgctgagcctgggcagGAGCATCATCTTCCTGGAGACCAGCGAGCGCCTGGAGCCGCCCCCGCTGGTGTCCTGCTCCGTGGAGTCTGCCGCCAGGACCTACCAGGACCGAGCGATCATCCTCTTCATGAAGGGGCTCAGCaaccacacagccctgcagggcaacTCCAGCCACGCAGCCTTCTCGCTCCTCTCCGCCATGAAGAACGTCTTCATCTTCCCCCTCCGGCTGGAAGCCATCTTCCAGGagactcctctgctccagtggtACAACCag GTGGTCCCGGAGCAGGAGAAGAACTGGGTGCACGTCAGCTCGGACGCCGGcaggctggccctgctctggaagtACGGCGGCATCTACATGGACACGGACGTCATCTCGCTGCGGCCCATCCCGCCGGGCAGCTTCCTGGCGGCGCAGAAGTCGCGCTTCTCCAGCAACGGCATCTTCGGCTTCCCCGCACGCCACTGGTTCCTCTGGGCCTGCATGGAGGACTTCGTCCTCAAGTACAACGGCGACATCTGGGGCAACCAGGGCCCCCTCCTCATGACCAGGGTGCTGAAGGCCCTCTGCAACCTGACGGACTTCCGCGGCGCCGAGGACCACAGCTGCCGCAACATCTCCTTCCTCAACCCCCAGCGCTTCTACCCCATCCCCTACCCGGCGTGGAGGAGGTACTACAAGGTGTGGGACCGGAGCCCCAGCTTCAACCACTCCTACGCCCTGCACCTCTGGAACTTCATGAACCACAACCGCCAGGCCGTGGTGGCCGGCAGCAACACGCTGGCCGAGCAGCTCTACCGCGCCCGCTGCCCCACCACCTACCGGGACCTCGTCCGCAACGCTCGGCGCGGGGACCCCGCGCCCCCGGGGGCCGCCGCCTGA